One part of the Fibrobacter sp. UWH6 genome encodes these proteins:
- a CDS encoding glycoside hydrolase, with amino-acid sequence MSKGTKTVVAKPAAKKAAAKPAAKAATKAAKPAEKKPAVKAEEKVVAKKAPAKAAAKPAAKAATKVAKPAAEKKTVAKAAPKAPAKAAKKSAAPKKVTQEVVADCPLATTVSIAGTFNNWMVDVDMLKKDKKTGLWKIKLELVPGDYEYKFVCDGENWDVGDNKIMHV; translated from the coding sequence ATGTCTAAAGGTACTAAGACCGTAGTTGCAAAGCCGGCTGCCAAGAAGGCTGCTGCTAAACCCGCTGCAAAGGCTGCCACCAAGGCCGCAAAGCCCGCCGAAAAGAAGCCCGCTGTAAAGGCCGAAGAAAAGGTTGTTGCTAAGAAGGCTCCTGCAAAGGCTGCCGCTAAGCCTGCAGCAAAGGCTGCTACTAAGGTTGCAAAGCCCGCTGCCGAAAAGAAGACTGTTGCCAAGGCCGCTCCCAAGGCTCCCGCCAAGGCTGCAAAGAAGTCTGCCGCTCCCAAGAAGGTTACTCAGGAAGTCGTTGCTGACTGTCCGCTTGCTACCACCGTTTCTATCGCAGGTACCTTCAACAACTGGATGGTTGATGTGGACATGCTGAAGAAGGACAAGAAGACTGGTCTCTGGAAGATCAAGCTGGAACTTGTTCCGGGCGATTATGAATACAAGTTTGTTTGCGACGGTGAAAACTGGGACGTAGGCGACAACAAGATCATGCACGTTTAA
- the rpe gene encoding ribulose-phosphate 3-epimerase, whose amino-acid sequence MKQIIAPSVLNANFLELGNGLKAIENGGAGLVHLDIMDGHFVPNISFGPGISACVKKGTSLPLDCHLMIANPENYVAEFAKAGAHLISVHAETTNHLDRLLHQIAELGVKPAVAINPATPLSNIKHVLDIVDMVLVMSVNPGFGGQSLIPYCLDKIRELRQMKPELDIQIDGGVKLDNILACKEAGANVFVVGSAIFGKPNPEEVCRQFVKMVNG is encoded by the coding sequence ATGAAACAGATCATCGCACCCAGCGTCTTGAACGCAAACTTTTTGGAACTGGGTAACGGCCTCAAGGCTATCGAAAACGGCGGCGCAGGCCTCGTTCACCTGGATATCATGGACGGTCATTTCGTCCCCAACATCAGCTTTGGCCCGGGCATTTCCGCCTGCGTCAAGAAGGGCACCAGCCTCCCCCTGGATTGCCACCTGATGATTGCCAACCCCGAAAACTACGTGGCTGAATTTGCTAAGGCCGGCGCACACCTCATTAGCGTCCACGCCGAAACCACTAACCATCTGGACCGCTTGCTGCACCAGATTGCAGAACTTGGCGTAAAGCCCGCTGTGGCCATCAACCCCGCAACCCCGCTTTCTAACATCAAGCATGTGCTGGACATCGTTGACATGGTCCTCGTCATGTCCGTGAATCCGGGTTTCGGCGGCCAGAGCCTCATTCCCTATTGCCTGGACAAGATCCGCGAGCTTCGCCAGATGAAGCCGGAACTGGATATCCAGATCGATGGTGGCGTCAAACTGGACAACATCCTCGCCTGCAAGGAAGCTGGCGCCAACGTCTTCGTAGTCGGTTCCGCCATCTTCGGCAAACCCAATCCCGAAGAAGTCTGCCGCCAGTTCGTAAAGATGGTCAACGGCTAA